In Microbacterium cremeum, a genomic segment contains:
- a CDS encoding ParA family protein, with protein MHVLSVSSLKGGVGKTTVTLGLASAAFARGVRTLVVDLDPQSDVSTGMDIQVAGRLNVADVLANPKEKTVRQAITSSGWAKVHPGTIDVMIGSPSAINFDGPHPSVRDVWKLEEALATIEADYDLVLIDCAPSLNALTRTAWAASDRVIVVTEPGLFSVAAADRALRAIEEIRRGLSPRLQPLGIVVNRVRPQSIEHQFRIKELRDMFGPLVLAPQLPERTSLQQAQGAAKPLHIWPGDSAQELAADFDSLLDRVMRTGRIPVPGEARA; from the coding sequence GTGCACGTCCTATCCGTCAGCTCGCTCAAGGGCGGGGTCGGCAAGACGACCGTGACTCTCGGACTCGCGTCGGCGGCCTTCGCCCGCGGTGTCCGCACGCTCGTCGTCGACCTCGACCCGCAGTCCGATGTGTCGACGGGCATGGACATCCAGGTCGCCGGCCGCCTGAATGTCGCCGACGTCCTGGCCAATCCCAAGGAGAAGACGGTCCGCCAGGCCATCACCTCCAGCGGGTGGGCGAAGGTGCATCCCGGCACGATCGACGTCATGATCGGCAGCCCGTCGGCCATCAACTTCGACGGACCCCACCCGAGCGTGCGCGACGTGTGGAAGCTCGAAGAGGCGCTCGCCACGATCGAGGCCGACTACGACCTCGTGCTGATCGACTGCGCGCCGTCGCTGAACGCGCTGACGCGCACCGCGTGGGCCGCGAGCGACCGGGTCATCGTCGTGACCGAGCCCGGCCTGTTCTCGGTGGCCGCCGCCGACCGCGCGCTGCGGGCGATCGAAGAGATCCGCCGCGGGCTCTCGCCTCGGCTGCAGCCCCTCGGCATCGTCGTCAACCGCGTGCGTCCGCAGTCGATCGAGCACCAGTTCCGCATCAAGGAGCTGCGCGACATGTTCGGGCCGCTCGTGCTCGCGCCGCAGCTGCCCGAGCGGACCTCGCTGCAGCAGGCGCAGGGCGCCGCGAAGCCCCTGCACATCTGGCCCGGTGACTCCGCTCAGGAGCTCGCGGCCGACTTCGACTCGCTCCTGGACCGCGTCATGCGCACCGGCCGCATTCCCGTGCCCGGCGAGGCGCGCGCCTGA